In one window of Nicotiana tabacum cultivar K326 chromosome 12, ASM71507v2, whole genome shotgun sequence DNA:
- the LOC107810208 gene encoding small ribosomal subunit protein uS9c, with translation MAISLASLTSSFASLSFSSQISQKPYAISFANSKPFPLSLTSKIPTLVVSASVAEAPAPPELETREELLKLVKSRLPGGFAAQPIFGTGRRKSASARVVLQEGSGKIIINYRDAKEYLQGNPLWIQYVKTPLATLGYEASYDIFVKVEGGGLSGQAQAISLGIARALLKISESHRKPLREEGLLTRDARVVERKKVGLKKARKRPQFSKR, from the exons ATGGCGATTTCTCTCGCTTCTCTCACCTCATCCTTTGCTTCTCTCTCCTTCTCCTCACAAATTTCTCAAAAACCCTATGCCATATCTTTCGCAAATTCAAAGCCATTCCCTTTATCTCTCACTTCCAAAATTCCTACACTCGTAGTGTCAGCTTCCGTCGCCGAAGCACCGGCGCCGCCGGAATTGGAAACGCGAGAGGAACTTCTGAAGCTTGTGAAAAGTAGACTTCCCGGCGGTTTTGCTGCACAGCCTATTTTCGGAACTGGCAGACGTAAAAGCGCTAGTGCTCGTGTTGTCCTTCAGGAAGGTTCTGGAAAAATCATCATCAATTATCGTGATGCCAAG GAATATCTTCAAGGAAATCCGTTGTGGATTCAATATGTTAAAACTCCTCTGGCCACTTTAGGATATGAGGCTAGCTATGATATTTTTGTCAAGGTGGAAGGCGGTGGTCTTTCTGGGCAGGCTCAAGCAATCTCCCTTGGCATTGCTCGTGCACTCCTAAAGATCAGTGAGAGTCATAGAAAACCATTGAGGGAAGAGGGCCTGCTAACTAGAGATGCCAGAGTTGTGGAGCGGAAGAAAGTTGGTCTCAAGAAGGCTCGCAAGCGTCCACAATTCTCCAAGCGTTGA
- the LOC107810207 gene encoding F-box/FBD/LRR-repeat protein At1g13570 codes for MSVVKQRILPNHPCNAELEVDKISNLPAQIVDKILSHLSLRDAARTSVLSSKWRYKWVTLPNLVFDNQSLLISSQDQTFIKNKIVNIVDHVLLLHSGPIHKFKLSHRDLQGVCDIDRWILFLSRGSVKEFILEIWKGHRYKLHSSIYLCQKLIHLELFNCLLKPPLSFSGFRSLKSLDLQHITMEQDAFEHLVSSCYLLERLTLMNFEGFSDLKIHAPNLLFFDIGGVFEDINFMDTFNLAIVSIGLYVNPGFDRNLTLGSAGNLVKFFAHLPRIQRLEVQSFFLKYLADGKVPGRLPTPCNELSFLSIRINFNHCEECLAALCLLRSSPNLQELELLARTDEQIALRTVASVMEENYQNCMFNQLRHVKISGISGVKQELNFINFLLANSPILERMTVKPASVDGAWEMLKELLRFRRASVQAEIVYLDP; via the exons ATGAGTGTTGTG AAGCAAAGGATACTACCGAACCACCCTTGCAATGCAGAACTGGAGGTGGACAAGATCAGCAACTTACCAGCACAGATTGTTGACAAGATTTTGTCTCATTTGTCACTTAGAGATGCTGCGAGGACAAGTGTCTTATCCAGTAAATGGAGATATAAATGGGTTACTCTTCCAAACCTTGTATTTGACAATCAATCTCTTTTGATCTCTTCCCAAGACCAAACcttcataaaaaataagataGTAAACATTGTTGATCATGTTCTCTTACTTCATTCTGGTCCCATACACAAGTTCAAGCTTTCTCACCGGGATCTTCAAGGGGTGTGTGATATTGATAGATGGATTCTCTTTCTATCAAGAGGTTCTGTGAAggaatttattcttgaaatatggAAAGGACACCGCTACAAACTCCATTCTTCTATATATCTTTGTCAAAAGTTGATCCACTTGGAGTTGTTTAATTGTCTTCTAAAGCCTCCTCTCTCATTCAGTGGCTTTAGAAGCTTGAAAAGCCTCGATCTTCAGCACATCACCATGGAACAGGATGCATTCGAGCACCTTGTATCGAGCTGCTATTTACTTGAGCGGCTTACACTAATGAATTTTGAGGGTTTCTCTGATCTTAAAATCCATGCACCAAATCTCCTCTTCTTTGACATTGGAGGCGTCTTTGAAGACATCAATTTTATGGACACATTCAATCTTGCCATCGTTTCTATTGGGTTGTATGTTAATCCTGGATTTGACAGAAATCTTACTCTAGGCAGTGCTGGAAATTTGGTAAAGTTCTTTGCTCATTTGCCTCGTATTCAAAGGCTCGAAGTACAGAGCTTTTTCTTGAAG TATCTGGCTGATGGTAAGGTACCAGGAAGACTACCTACACCTTGTAACGAGCTTAGTTTTCTTTCGATACGCATAAATTTCAACCATTGCGAAGAGTGTCTGGCAGCACTTTGCCTTCTCAGAAGTTCCCCTAACCTACAAGAGCTCGAGCTGTTG GCACGTACAGACGAACAAATTGCTCTGAGAACAGTGGCCAGTGTTATGGAAGAGAATTATCAGAATTGTATGTTTAATCAACTGCGGCATGTTAAAATTTCTGGTATTTCTGGCGTAAAACAAGAGCTGAACTTCATCAATTTTCTGCTTGCAAATTCACCCATTCTTGAAAGGATGACAGTTAAGCCCGCGTCAGTTGATGGTGCATGGGAGATGTTAAAAGAGTTGCTTCGCTTCAGGAGAGCTTCAGTACAAGCTGAAATTGTGTACCTTGACCCTTAA